The Chitinophagales bacterium genomic sequence TTGCAGCCAACCAGTTTGCAAATGCCCCGACAGAGTGATATTCTCCGCATAAGTGTTTGAAATAGCCAATTGTATCTATTCCCAGATTAGCAGCCATTTCATAGTAAAGATGATCTTGTCTGTTGTCTCCATTTAAGCCGCATAGCAGCAAATCGATATCAGAAAATTCAAGTCCTGCATTTTTCAGCAATAGATTTGCCTTATCTGATACTTCAGTAATTGCTTCAGGTTTATAAATCAGTTGAGCTCCTTTGAAAATGGCCTTGCTATGGTCTGATTTTTTATTGCTTAAAACAAAAAAAGCTGCCCCTTCTCCCAAAATACTACCACTGCTATCATGATTCAGCAAATTGAGATTATTCACCTCTGTATCCTTTTTCCAATATCCGAGCCTGCCTGTTGTTAAAAAATAATTATGAGTTGCTTCATCAACTGCTCCTACAAGAACATTTTCCGCAGTGCCTTCCCCCAGCATCATGAGCGCATCAAAAAGTGCATTTTCATATGAAAAGCCCCTGTGGGCATAAGTAAAATTGTAGTTCATGCATTTATTGAGCAAAGCTATCTGTCCACCTACTGTGTTGTGGGTAGATTGGATAAACGCGGTAGGATTGAGCAATTCTTCTTTATTTTCAAGAATTGAGGTGAGAAATTTTTCGGTATCTTCCAGACACCCCATTGCAGTTCCGGAAATTATGGCATCGGGATTGCTGATACCAGCTTCCTTCAATGCACGGTTTGCTGTAGCAATACCCATCCTCACAATATGCTTCATTCTGCGCAGTCGAATGGGGCTGATGTATTTTTTGTACTCCGGTTTTTCTATCAATATATGATTGCTCACTTTTTCAATAGGTGTAAAAGGAAAAACTTCCTCAAATGTCGGTTGAGGCGAAATACAAGCACTTCCATTGATATATATGTTTTGCATGGATTATATTCTTGAAAAGATCAAAGTAGAATTATTTCCTCCAAAACCAAAGGAATTGGATAAAACGTGATCAATTTTTCTATCGGTAATCAATTCTTTTTCGGGACTGATTCCAATTTCTTCCATTGGGGTTTTAAAATTCAGATTGGGATAGATCAACTGTTTTTCCAGCGCCAGGATTGAAAAAACAGCTTCCAGTCCCCCGGCAGCACCCAGCGTATGACCCGTCAGTGCTTTTGTAGAACTGAAAGGCGGCAGCTTATTATCAAAAATCCTCAACATGGCCTTTCCTTCACTCAGATCATTGTTCCCGGTTCCTGTCCCATGCACATTTACATAACTTATTTGCCCGGCCTGCAGTCCTCCCATTTCCAGCGCTTTTTTCATGGCCATCCATGCACCGTCCCCTTCAGGCGATGAGGCGGTTTGATGAAAAGCATCATTGGTATTGGCATAGCCACTCAGCTTGCAATAGGCTTTTTTGTTTTGTTTGGCAAAAAGTGCTTCTGATTCCAGAACAATAAATCCAGCTCCCTCTCCCAAATTCAGTCCTTCCCGGCTGTTGTCAAAAGGGCGACAATGCGCGCGGTCAAGTATCTTCAGAGAATTGAAACCATTGAGCGTAAATTTGGAAAGCGCATCGGTTCCACCTACTACTGCACGATCGATAATGCCATTTTTAATCAGGCGTGCACCCAGCATTATGGAATTTGCAGAAGACGAACAAGCTGTGCTAATGGTGGCGATATAGTCTTTTATTGAAAAATAATCTGCAAGGTCTTCGGTACTTGCACCACAATCGTGCTTGTCTATATAATAGACAAATTCGCCTTCTTTTTCCAGGTTGAGAAAATTGGGATATTGTTGTTCGGTCACGTCCATTCCACCAACTGTATTGGCAGAAATCAACCCGGTGCGAATACTTTTGTCCTTTGTGTTTTCAATACCTGCATCTTCCAGGGCTTCCTTCACTGCAAACATGGCTATCAATGTAGTGCGGGTGAATTTTTCAGCTTTGCTGAAACCGAAAAGCTCCTGCAATTCTGCATTGTGGTGTTTTATTTCGCACACAGGAATTTCGCCCTTGTGAATGGTATCCAAAACCGTAATGGAGCCAATTCCCGAACGGCTGTTTTTTAATGCCTCCAGGGTTTCAGGAACATCTTTTCCTATAGAAGAAAAAGCGCCTATTCCGGTAACAAAAATATTCTGGGACATCAAGCAGTTCAGGCTTTTTTCTTTTTCTCAATAAACTCGGCAATGCTGCGGATAGATTGGAAAATCTCCCTTCCCTCTTTGGGATTTTCAATACGCAGGCCGTATTCTTTTTCAAGCAGTACGATCAGTTCAAGTGAATCAATTGAATCAAGACCAAGCCCTTCACCAAAGAGCGGTTCATCGGCATCCAAATCGGCAGGTTCTATATCCTCAAGGTTCAATGCCTCTATAATTTGCACTTTGAGTTTTTCTATTAATGCTTCCATATTATTAGTTTGTAAATAATTTTTTTAATGTGTTTTTTTCAAAAGGAAGGGAATGTTCCGTGTTTTTGTTTTTTTCAATGCAAAGTAAGTGAGTCGAGTAATCATTTTCAAAAAAATCTCCCCACCCCCCGATAATGCATTCGGTTTGACCGCTTAAAAATAAGTTATTACAGTAATTATAAAACTGTTCTGCATCAAAATTTTCCTGCACCAGGCATGCATTTTCACCTTTGATTTTGTGCCTTATCGCAATTTCACCAAGCATGATATTGGGCAAAGTATATACAAATACCGCTGGACTGGGAAAATAATCGAGTTTGTTTTGAATGCTTTTTTGATGTTGTACATCTGTTTGAAGTGATGCGTGTTTGTTGCACAATACTAAAGCAATAGCATCGGATGGATATTTTTCATTTACAGGATACACCTGCTGCAGTTGCTCAAAACAAAGCAAAGCCAACTTACACAGGGCATCCATTTTGTAAAATTTTGGATAATTCATTTCCAGATGCCTGTAAAATTCTTTGAGGAAAGCAGATGCTTTTAAAAGCTTTGAGCGAAAAACACACTCTCCATTCAGCCTTACTTCAGCATTTTCTATACTGCAATATTGGGTGATATGGTATTTTTCAGCACTCATGATTTTATAAATAAAGCCGCAGCATTACAACCACCAAAACCCGATGCTGTTTTTAAAGCAGTATTAATTTTACCTTCAAAAGCTTTGCTGCTAATATTGATGGGGACACTTACACCCGAATTTTCAAAACCTTTGGTTCCGGGGGCTTTATTTTGTCGCATTGATTCCAGCAAAATGCAGGATTCTACCAATCCGGCTGCTCCCAGGGTATGTCCTGCATAGCCTTTTATACTGTGCATGGGAACTTCATTCAATTGGCAGGACTGCAATGCCAAAGCTTCCATTTCATCATTATAAAGAGTGGCTGTGCCGTGGCTTGAAATAAAATCCACTTTTTCTTCACTGCCTGTTTTTTGCAATGTTTTTTTGATGGCAATACTTAAGCCATCACCTGTTCTTGATGGCCCTGAAATGTGATTGGCATCATTGGATGTTGCCGAAGCAGCCATAAGAATATCAGACTCTATTTTTCTGCTCAATACAATTGTAGCCGCACCTTCACCCAGACTGATGCCTTTTCTGTTTTTGTCAAAGGGACGGCATGCTTCATCGCTGATAGCTTTGAGCGCATAAAAACCGGATAAGGTGAAATGACTCACCAAATCACCGCCAAATACCACTGCATGTTCGTATTGTTTGTTCTGGAGCAATTGATGGGCGGTTTGCAAAGCCAAAACACCTGATATACAGGCATTGGAAATGAGCCAGGGCTTGTTGGGATTTTTGAAATATTCAGCGATAAACTCAGCCATTTTTCCAGGGCGTTCACGTCCTTTAAGACTCTCGGGGCAATGCTCCAAAAGGTCAATATTGCCTTTGGTAGTAGCGCCAACAAATATTACTGAAGGATCTGAGAGGTCGATATCCAAACTTGCAGTGGCTTCCTCTATGGATTCGATAATAAGTTTTTCAAGTGCTGTGCTTTCAGCTCGTGTTTCATATTCGGGATAATTATCCCATCTGGCAGCCTGGAAGGCTTCGGGTAAAATACTGCTGTCATTGAAATGCCGAATGCCGCTTTCTCCGGCAATCATTTTCTTCCAATTTTCTTCAGTATTGTTTCCCAGGGGCAGTTTGCAATGGTCGGAAATAATAAATGTAGCCTGTGCTTTTTTCATGCTCTGATTGCAAAATTACGGAATTAAAGGCAATGGCTTTTCTCTTAATTGAAATAGCAGAAGAATGTATTGTTAATCCAGCAAATTCCAACGCTTTTTCCATTTCACATAAAATTCCGGATTCGTGAGCACCAATTCACCGTCTTTATCGGTAAATACCTGAAGGGTTTCACCCGTAGCTGCCAACTTTCCCGTATCAATATTGTAAATGCGGAATTTAAAATGAATTTTAGCTGCGGCTTCATCTATAAATTCTGTTTCTATTCGGATTTTATCACCATAGCGCAATTTACATTTGTGCTCGCATACTGTTTTCACAATTGGGGTAATATAGCCCAGATCATGAATTTTCAACCAGTTGAGATCATATTTTTCGCCAAAACTGTCCCTGCCATCTTCAAAAAATTTGATGTAATTGCCATGCCAAACCATACCCAGGGCATCGGTTTCGCTAAAGCGTATGCGTATTGTTTTTTGATCGATTAGTTTTTCTTTGCTCATATCAAACTGCTGCTTTTCTTCGCTCTATTAACATAGAAAGCCCAAAAGTGATGAAAAAAAACAGCAAAGATGCCATAACAAGCGGAAAGATATCAGGGAATTGTCCGCCCCTCAGGAAAAGCGTATTGAAAGCTTCAAGCCCCCAATTAAGTGGAGAAATTCTACCAATGATCTGCAAAGCAGGTGGCATAATATAAAGCGGCACCCAAACCCCACCAATAGCAGCGAGCAATACTACCGATACCGAACCAAAAGTGGCCGCTTGTTGGTGGGTGTTGAACACGGTTCCAGTAAGAATTCCAAAACCGGTGGCAGCCAGACAGGAACTAATAGCCACAGATAATATTGCAAAATAGGCATTGCCAATGACCAGTGCAGGCAAACCTAGCAGTGGCAGAAAATATTTACCGAGCAAAAGCATCAACAACAATTGCAGAATGCCCACCAGCAAATAGGCTACAATTTTTCCAATCATAAGAAACAAAGGAGAGCTCAAAATAGTCATCAGGCGCTGGGTGGTGCCATCGTTCTTTTCCTTGATCATATTGCCGGCCATCGGGATCACAATAAAAAAGAGTGCAAAAAGCGTCCAGGCAGGCACGTTGTGCTGTACAGAATTCGATTCCAGTTTTGCCAATTCTGCATCTCCGGCATAAATTTCTTTTATACCAATAAAAGGCTCCATTTGCAGCTCAAGCTTTGGGTCGCCCTCTCCTATTTCCATCATTCTGGCGCTGAGTTTGTCCAAAAGATTTTGTGATTCAATGGCAGAAGCAAAGCGGCCTATAGCATTGACAATGGCATTTTTAAAAGATCTTTTTGTAGCAGGGTCTATAAAAACTTCAATCCAAAGAGAATCAGCGGCACGTGTAGTATCCGCTGATGGTGGCAATCCCAGTGGTCCAAGTGCATCATTCAGCAGTTGGTTGGTTTTGTGGTCTAATATTTCAGTAGCATGAGGCGGAATATAAATACCAATTTGGTCTTTGCCACTGCTGATCTGCTTTTCAAGATTGGCTTTGCTGTCTTCTTTAGGCTTTTGCAATTGAAAAACACCAGTATTCTGCAACCCCTGCTCGATTTTTCCCCCGGTATTTCCCAGGTCTTTATTCAGAAACAACATTTCTATTTTTGTTTCCTGAAAATCCTTGAAAGGCGCATCCTGTATCAGTGCCATGATAATGGTAAGCGAAATAGGCATGATGAAAAGTATGGACAAACCAGCTTTGTCGCGGCTCAGTACCAGAATTTCCTTCCATATGGATGCCCGGAGTTTTCTCATCAGTCGCGCAGTTTTTTCCCGGTCAGTTTAATAAAAATACCTTCTAGGTCTGTACAATCAGTATGTTGTTCAAGCAATTCAGAAGGTTTTCCCTCGATAATAATTTCCCCTGTTTCAATAATTCCAACACGGTGGCAGATTTTTTCAGCCTCTTCCATATAATGCGAAGTGTAAATAATAGTGGTGCCGGCACGGTTCAGTTCCTGTAAAAATTCAAGGATCACTTTTTTCGACTGAACATCGATTCCCACAGTAGGTTCATCCAGAAAAAGAATTTTGGGGCGGTGCAAAACAGCCGCCAACAGATTAATTCTGCGCTTCATGCCACCAGAATAGTTTTTGAGCAAATGATCTGCTTTTTCAGCAAGCCCGAAACGAGCAAGAAGACGTTGAATTTCAGGTTTGATAACTTTGGAATCCAGCCCGTACATAGCTGCAAAATATCGAAGGTTTTCTTTTCCGCTAAGGCTCTCAAACAGCGCTATATCCTGAGGTACTACGCCTATATGTTTTTTCAGATCGAAATCAGCATCATCGAAATAGGTAATTTTTCCTGCATTGGCTTTTAACAAGCCGCAAAGAATGGAAAGTGTTGTGGTTTTACCTGCTCCATTGGGGCCGAGCAAGCCATATATCTCACCGGCTTTTATTTCCAGATTGAGTCCATTGAGCGCTTTGTTATCAGTGCCCCGGTATTGTTTTTCAAGTGCTTCGATTTTAATTGCGCTGTTCAAATCAAAACATTTTCAATAGTTTTTTGAATAGGGCTTCTTCGCGCTCGGCACATTCAAACATGATTTCAGACAATGCAGCATAGGAATCGGTATCTGCTTTTCTTCCCTTGCAGATTCTTCCGGCAGAAAAAGCAAAATCGCGCCATCGATCACCGATTTTAGTCATCTCCAGCGAGTCTTCTTTGAGTTCGGGCATATTGAGATATTCGGCAGCTTCCTGCAAAAATGCAGCAAAAATAAAACGGAAACCCGCACCACCTGTTCCTATTTCTTCCTGCATCCTTATGATCTGCCCAAGATAGAGTATGGCTTTTCTGTCGCCCAGTTTATCGGGCCATTTGGGCAATCTTTTAGCTACGTAGCGAATGCCATTTACAGCAAAAATAGGAACGGGAATAGTGGCCATATCACTGGCTGTTTTTCGAATGCCCTTTCTAATGCCTTCACTCAGGTCAATATTTTGAGGAACATAAGTGGGATAGTACATTCGCCCGCTTGTACTGGGCATTCCTTTTGCAAAGCGCGCCCGAATCAAATCTTCACGTTCTATTTCGGTAGGCTCGTTCATCACCGGGTCGCTGATCAGGTATTTATTGCCTTCCTTTCCAAATGCAACTACATTGTGCGCATTAAAATGAAAACGAAATGCTTTGGGCAAATAGGGCAGGTAAAAAACACTGGTGAGCATTCCCACAGGTTGGCCGCGTTCCAATTCCTCATCCAGGTGTCTCATGGCTTTTTCCTTATTGCTGAATTTCTCCCTTTTGACTTTTATGCCCAATCTTTTAGACAATCGCTTAAAAACATGGCCGGGCAGAATACGATAGGATGTTGCCGGAATGCCATTCAGTTTTATGAATGGAAAATGACTGTAAAACAAACCCGAGCCAATGCCAAAAACCATGGGCTCGCTGAGCTTTAGTCCGTGAAAGTTTAGAAGGTTGGAAACAGCGCCATTTTCGCAATGTGCAGCCTGCTGGTGTTCAAAATCTATTTTCATTATAAGCAGAGCCCTCTTACTCCTGGATGTTTAGTAATTCTTTAACGCTGATATTGAATATACGTGCGTATTTTTCGTGTGTACTTGCTTTCAGGCCTGCAAATACTTTTGGTTTCAAATGCCGCTTTACCCGCCACTTGGCAATGCCCATATAATCTGAAAGCAGTCCGGGATCCATCAGGTTTTTGATCATGTAGTAGTACAACGGACTTTTTTCACCGGCCTTTACAGCATCGTGGGCTTCTTTTACCCGGGCTCCAATTTCATCCCAGGCTTGTTCCAGTGCAACATTTTCAGGTTCCCAGCCTACGCTGTTGACTTTTACATAATTGCCATTGTCATCCAGTGCATATTTCACCACCTGGAATTTGCCTTCCAGTAGATTTGCATCGTCTTGTGGTACTTCTTTCTTTTTCATGTGTTTAAAATTTTTCTGCAAGCTCCAAAAATGCAGAAAAATTTCTGCATTCATGCCTGCCCGACTAAAGTCATGCAGGCGGGGAACCGCTTCGCTCTCACATGAAAAATTTTAATCATCCTCATGTATGAATAAATGATTAAAATTTATTCATGTTCGTTTCATTATTGTTCCTCCTCCATTTGATCCTGAAGAAAAATATTCATTTCGCATTTTAAGCATTCTGTTCCAGACTGAAAAATACGCCCTTCAATCACATTTATTTGACCTATTCGGTGCATAACAACAATTTGGGTACGAATAGTTTTGTTGGCCTGGGGCAAAAAATTGAGTTGCAGTTTTTTTACAGACCCAATATAGCCCACAGGAGATGTTCCCGATGTTTTATCCTCTGAACCTTGTTTTAATAACTCAGAAAAACTATATCCTGATCGCAAAGCAGCAGTTTGCGCAATGTTCTCCAACATACCCGCTACCTGGAATTTATTGTTTTCTACAAACAGATTTTCATCCCCAGGAGTAAAGCCGC encodes the following:
- a CDS encoding beta-ketoacyl synthase chain length factor, translated to MQNIYINGSACISPQPTFEEVFPFTPIEKVSNHILIEKPEYKKYISPIRLRRMKHIVRMGIATANRALKEAGISNPDAIISGTAMGCLEDTEKFLTSILENKEELLNPTAFIQSTHNTVGGQIALLNKCMNYNFTYAHRGFSYENALFDALMMLGEGTAENVLVGAVDEATHNYFLTTGRLGYWKKDTEVNNLNLLNHDSSGSILGEGAAFFVLSNKKSDHSKAIFKGAQLIYKPEAITEVSDKANLLLKNAGLEFSDIDLLLCGLNGDNRQDHLYYEMAANLGIDTIGYFKHLCGEYHSVGAFANWLAAKMLQHNTVPEYVIHKGKVIPQVKNILIYNHYYAQNHSLILMSAVS
- a CDS encoding beta-ketoacyl-[acyl-carrier-protein] synthase family protein — its product is MSQNIFVTGIGAFSSIGKDVPETLEALKNSRSGIGSITVLDTIHKGEIPVCEIKHHNAELQELFGFSKAEKFTRTTLIAMFAVKEALEDAGIENTKDKSIRTGLISANTVGGMDVTEQQYPNFLNLEKEGEFVYYIDKHDCGASTEDLADYFSIKDYIATISTACSSSANSIMLGARLIKNGIIDRAVVGGTDALSKFTLNGFNSLKILDRAHCRPFDNSREGLNLGEGAGFIVLESEALFAKQNKKAYCKLSGYANTNDAFHQTASSPEGDGAWMAMKKALEMGGLQAGQISYVNVHGTGTGNNDLSEGKAMLRIFDNKLPPFSSTKALTGHTLGAAGGLEAVFSILALEKQLIYPNLNFKTPMEEIGISPEKELITDRKIDHVLSNSFGFGGNNSTLIFSRI
- a CDS encoding phosphopantetheine-binding protein; translated protein: MEALIEKLKVQIIEALNLEDIEPADLDADEPLFGEGLGLDSIDSLELIVLLEKEYGLRIENPKEGREIFQSIRSIAEFIEKKKKA
- a CDS encoding beta-ketoacyl synthase N-terminal-like domain-containing protein gives rise to the protein MKKAQATFIISDHCKLPLGNNTEENWKKMIAGESGIRHFNDSSILPEAFQAARWDNYPEYETRAESTALEKLIIESIEEATASLDIDLSDPSVIFVGATTKGNIDLLEHCPESLKGRERPGKMAEFIAEYFKNPNKPWLISNACISGVLALQTAHQLLQNKQYEHAVVFGGDLVSHFTLSGFYALKAISDEACRPFDKNRKGISLGEGAATIVLSRKIESDILMAASATSNDANHISGPSRTGDGLSIAIKKTLQKTGSEEKVDFISSHGTATLYNDEMEALALQSCQLNEVPMHSIKGYAGHTLGAAGLVESCILLESMRQNKAPGTKGFENSGVSVPINISSKAFEGKINTALKTASGFGGCNAAALFIKS
- a CDS encoding thioesterase family protein; this translates as MSKEKLIDQKTIRIRFSETDALGMVWHGNYIKFFEDGRDSFGEKYDLNWLKIHDLGYITPIVKTVCEHKCKLRYGDKIRIETEFIDEAAAKIHFKFRIYNIDTGKLAATGETLQVFTDKDGELVLTNPEFYVKWKKRWNLLD
- a CDS encoding ABC transporter permease — translated: MRKLRASIWKEILVLSRDKAGLSILFIMPISLTIIMALIQDAPFKDFQETKIEMLFLNKDLGNTGGKIEQGLQNTGVFQLQKPKEDSKANLEKQISSGKDQIGIYIPPHATEILDHKTNQLLNDALGPLGLPPSADTTRAADSLWIEVFIDPATKRSFKNAIVNAIGRFASAIESQNLLDKLSARMMEIGEGDPKLELQMEPFIGIKEIYAGDAELAKLESNSVQHNVPAWTLFALFFIVIPMAGNMIKEKNDGTTQRLMTILSSPLFLMIGKIVAYLLVGILQLLLMLLLGKYFLPLLGLPALVIGNAYFAILSVAISSCLAATGFGILTGTVFNTHQQAATFGSVSVVLLAAIGGVWVPLYIMPPALQIIGRISPLNWGLEAFNTLFLRGGQFPDIFPLVMASLLFFFITFGLSMLIERRKAAV
- a CDS encoding ABC transporter ATP-binding protein produces the protein MNSAIKIEALEKQYRGTDNKALNGLNLEIKAGEIYGLLGPNGAGKTTTLSILCGLLKANAGKITYFDDADFDLKKHIGVVPQDIALFESLSGKENLRYFAAMYGLDSKVIKPEIQRLLARFGLAEKADHLLKNYSGGMKRRINLLAAVLHRPKILFLDEPTVGIDVQSKKVILEFLQELNRAGTTIIYTSHYMEEAEKICHRVGIIETGEIIIEGKPSELLEQHTDCTDLEGIFIKLTGKKLRD
- a CDS encoding BtrH N-terminal domain-containing protein; translated protein: MKIDFEHQQAAHCENGAVSNLLNFHGLKLSEPMVFGIGSGLFYSHFPFIKLNGIPATSYRILPGHVFKRLSKRLGIKVKREKFSNKEKAMRHLDEELERGQPVGMLTSVFYLPYLPKAFRFHFNAHNVVAFGKEGNKYLISDPVMNEPTEIEREDLIRARFAKGMPSTSGRMYYPTYVPQNIDLSEGIRKGIRKTASDMATIPVPIFAVNGIRYVAKRLPKWPDKLGDRKAILYLGQIIRMQEEIGTGGAGFRFIFAAFLQEAAEYLNMPELKEDSLEMTKIGDRWRDFAFSAGRICKGRKADTDSYAALSEIMFECAEREEALFKKLLKMF